A region from the Rosa rugosa chromosome 6, drRosRugo1.1, whole genome shotgun sequence genome encodes:
- the LOC133717160 gene encoding GATA transcription factor 4-like, translating into MEDMYGLPSSSSSAQPHDYFPIDDLLDLSNDEIFSNSSSTTSSTDSHPNHHHHYTPPPPPPPAVFHPPSTTDFTNALCLPSEDVAELEWLSRFVDDSFTDFPGPPELSGSMSLPNDKSFSNRGHAKPIRQAEGSGSIRRCTHCASEKTPQWRTGPLGPKTLCNACGVRYKSGRLVPEYRPAASPTFVLTQHSNSHRKVMELRRQKEVSSQQESEEEEEQQRRFYLHPNGFRVC; encoded by the exons ATGGAGGACATGTACGGTCTCccctcctcatcatcatcagccCAACCCCATGACTACTTCCCCATCGACGACCTCCTCGATTTATCCAACGACGAAATCTTCTCCAACTCCTCCTCCACTACTTCCTCCACCGACTCCCAccccaaccaccaccaccactacactccacctcctcctcctcccccagCTGTCTTCCACCCCCCCTCCACCACCGACTTCACCAACGCCCTCTGCCTCCCG AGCGAGGATGTGGCGGAGCTGGAGTGGCTGTCGCGCTTCGTGGACGACTCCTTCACCGACTTCCCGGGGCCGCCGGAGCTCTCAGGATCCATGTCCCTCCCCAACGACAAGTCGTTCTCCAACCGCGGCCACGCCAAGCCCATTCGCCAAGCGGAAGGCTCCGGGTCCATCCGGAGGTGCACCCACTGCGCCTCGGAGAAGACGCCGCAGTGGCGGACGGGCCCATTGGGCCCGAAGACGCTGTGCAATGCCTGCGGCGTGCGGTACAAGTCGGGTCGGCTCGTGCCCGAGTACCGGCCCGCGGCGAGCCCGACGTTCGTGCTGACTCAGCATTCGAACTCGCACCGGAAGGTGATGGAGCTCCGTCGGCAGAAGGAGGTGTCGTCGCAGCAGgagtcggaggaggaggaggagcagcaGAGGCGATTCTATCTTCACCCGAATGGGTTTCGAGTGTGCTGA